One part of the Arthrobacter sp. B1I2 genome encodes these proteins:
- a CDS encoding FGGY-family carbohydrate kinase yields MTKKYIVGIDGGSQSSKVLIFDTEGRIVSEAAEALAPMHTPKPGIAEHPDDDLYDTIVAAARRALTAFTGDVADIVGVGLCTIRCCRALVRADGTLAEPVQSWMDHRLSRPYEHTNDEVAYVTTTSGYLMGRLTGNRTDTAANYIGPWPMDVNTWNWFADQETFDSFNVPHNMLYKLQMPGEIGGYLTDAFAAETGIPAGLPVVHTANDKATEALGAGLRDGSTALISLGTYIAGMVVGEDFVAEPQSYFTNFASEPKRYIYESAGIRRGMWTVTWLRNLVGTEIAQAASDAGVSPEQHLNALAAQVPAGCDGLMCVLDWLASPTQPHKKGMFIGFDERHGYAHMYRAILEGISFRMKQNVADMEAELGIQVEKLVISGGGSNSDVGMQIFADMFNLPVVRNEVRNAAGLGAAICVAVACGIYRDIDEATSRMVHEADGFRPDAARAQLYRKLGAVYSDISAETDAILERTHNILSEQ; encoded by the coding sequence ATGACAAAGAAGTACATCGTGGGCATAGACGGCGGCTCGCAGAGCTCGAAGGTGCTCATTTTCGACACAGAGGGCCGGATCGTAAGCGAGGCCGCTGAAGCTTTGGCGCCGATGCACACCCCCAAGCCCGGCATAGCCGAACACCCTGACGATGACCTGTATGACACTATCGTGGCTGCGGCGCGCCGAGCACTCACCGCCTTCACCGGCGACGTAGCTGACATCGTCGGGGTGGGGCTCTGCACGATTCGGTGCTGCCGCGCCTTGGTGCGCGCAGACGGCACCCTCGCCGAGCCGGTGCAGAGTTGGATGGACCATCGTCTGTCACGCCCGTACGAGCACACGAACGACGAAGTCGCCTATGTGACAACCACGTCGGGGTATCTGATGGGACGGCTGACAGGAAACCGCACGGACACCGCGGCTAACTACATCGGCCCGTGGCCCATGGACGTGAACACATGGAACTGGTTCGCCGACCAGGAAACCTTCGATTCATTCAACGTGCCACACAACATGCTCTACAAGCTGCAGATGCCGGGGGAGATCGGCGGATACCTTACAGATGCGTTCGCTGCCGAGACCGGCATTCCCGCTGGCCTTCCTGTCGTGCACACCGCAAACGACAAGGCAACCGAGGCGCTCGGCGCGGGTCTGCGCGACGGGAGCACCGCGCTCATCTCGCTCGGCACGTACATCGCCGGCATGGTCGTCGGCGAAGACTTCGTGGCGGAGCCACAGAGCTATTTCACAAACTTCGCATCGGAGCCGAAGCGCTACATTTACGAGAGTGCAGGCATCCGCCGCGGAATGTGGACCGTGACGTGGCTGCGAAACCTGGTCGGCACCGAGATCGCGCAGGCAGCGTCAGATGCAGGGGTGTCTCCTGAACAACATCTGAATGCCCTTGCCGCTCAAGTTCCGGCAGGGTGCGACGGCCTCATGTGCGTCCTCGACTGGCTGGCCTCGCCAACGCAGCCGCACAAAAAGGGAATGTTCATCGGCTTCGATGAACGCCACGGATACGCGCATATGTACCGTGCGATTCTGGAGGGTATTTCGTTCCGGATGAAACAGAATGTAGCGGACATGGAAGCCGAGCTCGGCATCCAGGTCGAAAAGCTCGTCATCTCCGGTGGTGGTTCAAACAGCGATGTGGGGATGCAAATCTTCGCCGATATGTTCAATCTGCCCGTCGTGCGCAATGAAGTACGCAATGCGGCCGGGTTGGGGGCCGCGATTTGTGTGGCGGTCGCATGCGGCATCTACCGCGACATCGATGAGGCCACATCACGAATGGTGCACGAAGCCGACGGGTTCAGGCCCGACGCGGCCCGCGCGCAGCTATACCGAAAACTCGGCGCGGTCTATTCGGATATCTCTGCGGAGACCGATGCGATCCTCGAACGCACTCACAACATTCTGTCCGAACAATAG
- a CDS encoding NAD-dependent epimerase/dehydratase family protein, whose protein sequence is MTTAANGAATRTAARTRVFLTGATGNWGRATLREFRERGDRFSVTALVLPTKRDRAALEQFSDMENLDVVWGDLTDPAAVERCVADADIILHVGAVVSPLADQHPELARKVNIGSMRNIIRAVKNQPDPSRIKVVGVGSVAETGNRAVPHHWGRIGDPIRVSTFDEYGQTKVIAERELVDSGLPRWAWLRQTGIFHPDMLTIRDPIMTHSTLDGVIEWVSVEDSARLLANICEPAVPEEFWGGIYNIGGGDPWRLTNWELQTAIADALGVQDIRRWYDRNWFATGNFHGHWYTDSDRLQALVPFRQDTFPEALSRAVATLPPAVKSAGKVPGWLIKHLVMKPLTRQPRGTMQAIRSGNPTEINAHFGSLANWQSIGDWSTFQPPMPDRTPVLLDHGYDEAKRPSEWTETDYRSAAEFRGGQLLTHDIAPGQFTRTIQWRCAFGHVFDASPRLVLTAGHWCPTCVADTATYPDQAARNPFLAQLVQTTEQPVPTAAASGGAAGTPQRKP, encoded by the coding sequence ATGACCACCGCCGCAAACGGAGCCGCCACCAGGACGGCTGCCCGGACCCGTGTTTTCCTCACCGGTGCAACGGGCAACTGGGGACGCGCCACGCTCCGGGAATTCAGGGAACGCGGGGACCGGTTCAGTGTGACTGCGCTCGTGCTGCCCACTAAACGTGACCGGGCCGCGCTGGAGCAATTCAGCGACATGGAAAACCTGGACGTGGTCTGGGGAGACCTCACCGACCCGGCAGCCGTAGAGCGTTGCGTCGCTGATGCCGACATCATCCTGCACGTCGGAGCCGTGGTCTCCCCCCTGGCTGACCAGCACCCCGAACTGGCCCGCAAGGTCAACATCGGCAGCATGCGCAACATCATCCGGGCCGTCAAAAACCAGCCCGATCCGTCCCGGATCAAAGTGGTCGGAGTCGGATCGGTGGCCGAAACCGGGAACCGCGCTGTTCCCCACCACTGGGGCCGCATTGGTGACCCGATCCGCGTCTCAACCTTCGATGAATACGGGCAAACCAAAGTCATCGCAGAGCGGGAACTGGTCGACTCCGGGCTCCCCCGCTGGGCCTGGCTCCGGCAAACCGGGATCTTCCACCCGGACATGCTCACCATCCGCGACCCCATCATGACGCACTCCACCCTGGACGGGGTTATCGAATGGGTATCGGTAGAAGACTCCGCCCGGCTGCTGGCCAACATCTGCGAACCCGCGGTCCCCGAGGAATTCTGGGGCGGGATCTACAACATTGGCGGCGGAGACCCGTGGCGGCTCACCAACTGGGAACTTCAGACCGCCATCGCCGACGCGCTGGGAGTACAGGACATCCGGCGCTGGTACGACCGCAACTGGTTCGCCACCGGAAACTTCCACGGCCACTGGTACACCGACAGCGACCGCCTGCAAGCGCTCGTACCCTTCCGCCAGGACACCTTCCCCGAAGCCCTGTCACGGGCCGTCGCCACCCTGCCCCCTGCCGTAAAGTCCGCCGGGAAAGTCCCCGGCTGGCTCATCAAACACCTGGTCATGAAACCCCTAACCCGACAGCCACGCGGCACCATGCAGGCCATCAGATCGGGCAACCCCACGGAAATCAACGCCCACTTCGGATCCCTCGCCAACTGGCAGTCCATCGGAGACTGGTCCACGTTCCAGCCCCCGATGCCTGACCGGACACCAGTCCTGCTGGATCACGGGTACGACGAAGCCAAAAGACCATCCGAATGGACCGAAACCGACTACAGATCCGCCGCCGAATTCAGAGGCGGCCAACTGCTGACCCATGACATCGCCCCGGGACAATTCACCAGGACCATCCAGTGGAGGTGCGCATTCGGCCACGTCTTCGATGCCAGCCCCCGGCTGGTCCTGACAGCCGGTCACTGGTGCCCCACCTGCGTTGCCGACACTGCCACCTACCCGGACCAAGCCGCGCGGAACCCTTTCCTCGCCCAACTTGTCCAAACCACGGAACAACCAGTCCCGACAGCCGCAGCATCGGGCGGTGCAGCCGGTACACCACAGCGAAAGCCCTGA
- a CDS encoding relaxase/mobilization nuclease domain-containing protein — protein sequence MIPNITRGSRMSGLLLYLASTDTDKTKNAHTDPHLVAGDAAIMAWYDDGVLDRDDAVAIAKHLDQPREAFGVEVLQKDFRWDPVKKERVPNGHKQADVWHCSLSLRAEEGALTDQQWGDIAHDFVDAMGFTEASGKAQCRWVAINHGTSENGNHHIHIAVSLVREDGTKASTHGDYKRAQKTCRELETKYGLEELSSVHATRGYDRAEKATAVRDDREMHRASLARKVRASASASATEAEFVRRARDTGLLVRPRYAKNTTDVIVGYSVAERPKPGERPIWFGGGTLASDLKLGALREEWMDSPHLATEAAAEWNAAARNKRKVSKAGPEHATPSADVWVEYTRNAAALADQLRTIPRDDHATWAKAAREVSGAFAAWSYRLEHTPGPLAATAAELSRTAQLRAPRQHGKPVALPSIAGTAMLFMAASSKNKTAAQTALMLQLINTAFAVYEMHAQSGRAREAQRIRSVVENQLAPFTATMPKAVPVGAIQQPAEETAVRPRAVDIARRGMAPICPGSVVPTTPTPATPAKTYQPSRRDSGPGLDR from the coding sequence ATGATTCCGAACATCACCCGCGGCTCCCGCATGTCCGGGCTGCTGCTTTACCTGGCCTCCACGGACACTGATAAGACGAAGAACGCCCACACCGATCCCCACCTGGTTGCCGGGGACGCGGCCATCATGGCGTGGTACGACGACGGCGTCCTGGACAGGGACGACGCGGTGGCGATCGCGAAGCATCTGGACCAGCCCCGCGAGGCCTTCGGCGTCGAGGTGCTGCAGAAGGATTTCCGCTGGGACCCGGTCAAAAAGGAACGGGTACCGAACGGCCACAAGCAGGCCGACGTGTGGCACTGCTCCCTGAGCCTCCGTGCCGAAGAAGGCGCCCTGACCGACCAGCAGTGGGGCGACATCGCGCACGACTTCGTCGACGCCATGGGCTTCACCGAGGCAAGCGGAAAAGCCCAGTGCCGGTGGGTGGCGATCAACCACGGAACGAGTGAGAACGGGAACCACCACATCCACATCGCGGTGTCCCTGGTCCGCGAAGACGGCACCAAAGCCTCCACCCATGGCGACTACAAACGCGCACAAAAGACCTGCCGCGAACTGGAAACCAAGTACGGCCTCGAAGAGCTCTCCAGCGTGCACGCCACCCGCGGCTATGACCGGGCCGAAAAGGCCACCGCGGTCCGGGACGACCGCGAAATGCACCGTGCTTCCCTGGCCCGCAAGGTACGTGCCAGCGCCAGCGCCTCAGCTACCGAAGCTGAGTTCGTCCGCCGCGCCCGGGACACCGGACTGCTGGTCCGCCCGCGGTATGCCAAGAACACCACAGACGTCATAGTCGGGTACTCCGTCGCGGAGCGTCCCAAGCCGGGGGAGCGCCCTATCTGGTTCGGGGGTGGCACGCTTGCTTCCGACTTGAAGCTTGGTGCGTTGCGTGAGGAATGGATGGACTCACCGCACCTGGCTACCGAGGCCGCGGCGGAATGGAACGCCGCCGCTCGCAACAAGCGCAAGGTCTCCAAGGCCGGTCCCGAGCACGCCACCCCTTCAGCGGATGTATGGGTGGAATACACCCGAAACGCCGCAGCACTGGCTGACCAGCTGCGCACCATTCCGCGTGACGATCACGCGACCTGGGCGAAAGCAGCGCGTGAGGTATCCGGTGCCTTTGCAGCATGGTCGTACCGGCTGGAACATACGCCCGGTCCTCTGGCCGCCACAGCTGCCGAACTGTCCCGCACGGCCCAGCTTCGGGCTCCCCGGCAGCACGGCAAGCCCGTCGCGCTGCCATCAATTGCAGGCACGGCCATGTTGTTCATGGCAGCGTCGAGTAAGAACAAGACGGCCGCGCAAACAGCGCTCATGCTGCAGCTGATCAACACCGCGTTCGCGGTGTACGAGATGCACGCCCAGTCCGGCCGAGCCCGGGAAGCCCAACGCATCCGATCGGTGGTCGAAAACCAGCTGGCCCCGTTCACTGCGACGATGCCCAAGGCCGTTCCCGTAGGAGCCATACAACAGCCGGCCGAAGAGACTGCGGTGCGACCGAGGGCAGTCGATATTGCACGCCGCGGCATGGCACCGATCTGCCCGGGTTCGGTGGTTCCCACGACACCTACACCGGCGACACCAGCAAAGACCTATCAGCCCAGCCGCCGTGACTCCGGGCCGGGACTCGACCGATAA
- a CDS encoding MobC family plasmid mobilization relaxosome protein, with protein sequence MSEESVPRSRLSKRRRANSPAGTKKRRDVWVTAEEEAALVARAAREKVTVPNLLLTAALSGSSETPTERKAAMAELMAIHTLLARVSNNVNQIARHANAGDEFPQDAQATLAYVREVAMRIDRTIEGLM encoded by the coding sequence GTGTCTGAAGAGAGTGTGCCGCGTTCCCGCCTTTCGAAGCGGCGCCGCGCGAATTCCCCGGCGGGGACGAAGAAGCGCCGTGATGTCTGGGTGACAGCGGAGGAGGAAGCGGCTCTGGTTGCGAGGGCTGCGCGGGAGAAGGTCACGGTCCCGAACCTGCTGCTTACCGCTGCTTTGTCGGGGTCGTCGGAGACGCCGACGGAGCGTAAGGCGGCGATGGCTGAACTGATGGCAATCCATACGTTGTTGGCGCGGGTGTCGAACAACGTGAACCAGATTGCCCGGCATGCCAACGCGGGCGATGAATTCCCCCAGGATGCCCAGGCGACACTTGCGTATGTGCGAGAGGTTGCGATGCGGATTGACCGGACGATTGAGGGGCTGATGTAG
- a CDS encoding SDR family NAD(P)-dependent oxidoreductase, translated as MNDMNIADFGADFFSLKGKNAIVTGGNTGLGQAFTLALAKMGANVLAASIMPDDGTTATLVEDAGSRYSYLRSDITAEGNPKRVVDACIDDFGSVDILINCAGRGINEPDVLKFTRAQWDPMVALNLTAAFEMSHAVAQHMVPQRSGKIINICSVFSFLGGQWSPAYAATKHGIAGLTKAYCDELAPFGIQVNGIAPGYYATALTTETRANVQANQRVMDHVPAGRWGQTQDLMGATAFLASRASDYVNGHILSVDGGYLVR; from the coding sequence ATGAACGACATGAACATCGCCGATTTTGGCGCGGACTTTTTTTCCCTAAAAGGGAAAAACGCGATCGTCACCGGCGGCAATACAGGGCTCGGTCAGGCCTTCACCCTGGCGCTGGCGAAAATGGGTGCGAACGTCCTCGCGGCCAGCATTATGCCCGATGACGGCACCACCGCCACACTCGTGGAAGATGCAGGGTCCCGTTACTCCTACCTTCGCTCCGATATCACTGCCGAGGGAAACCCGAAGCGCGTGGTAGATGCGTGCATCGATGATTTCGGCAGCGTCGACATACTTATTAATTGCGCGGGCCGGGGCATCAACGAGCCCGACGTGTTGAAATTTACCCGCGCGCAGTGGGATCCGATGGTGGCCCTTAACCTCACCGCAGCCTTTGAGATGTCACACGCAGTAGCGCAGCATATGGTGCCCCAGCGCAGCGGCAAAATCATCAATATCTGCTCGGTTTTCTCGTTCCTGGGCGGCCAGTGGTCGCCGGCCTACGCGGCGACCAAACACGGCATTGCCGGGCTGACGAAGGCTTATTGCGACGAGCTCGCTCCGTTCGGCATCCAAGTCAACGGAATCGCACCCGGATACTACGCCACCGCACTGACCACTGAGACCCGGGCAAACGTCCAAGCCAACCAGCGCGTAATGGATCACGTCCCGGCGGGACGCTGGGGGCAAACGCAGGACCTCATGGGTGCAACGGCGTTCTTGGCCAGCCGCGCCTCGGACTACGTCAACGGTCATATTTTGAGCGTCGACGGCGGATACCTGGTGCGCTGA
- a CDS encoding MFS transporter — MPKLAQSRKIFELVLLILAAGSIYPLVYLRQNFEKTILISFDMNQAELANLYSMLGIIFVIGYLPSGWLADRFPVKFLIIFSLLLTAGTGLWYAQVPDKSSLVYIYLIWGFATVFTFWSAILKTVNLLADANEEGRYFGALDGGRGLVEAILASAAVIVFSLAAGPDGADGAATRAGFHAVVYMYCIAIIVIAVGLFFLMPGGRDKEIKADAQSKVNVKSTFTAIAGILKIREVWVMIVILFCGYTLFWGHYYFSGFLNVNHGVSQVGAGVVTVIVLWMRPIGGFGGGFLADKFGRSRVLTLAMALTAALMIALAVLPGGSPIGLIYVLIVAAGLVMYVVRGVYWSILDECRVPVAVTGIAIGIISFFGYLPDIVLPQISSAIYTNFGENVGGANSVYFVVTAVIGLIGAGAAMYFTLLLKRRAAAEALEAKAAPNSVVEA, encoded by the coding sequence ATGCCCAAGCTCGCCCAATCAAGGAAGATTTTCGAGCTAGTCCTTTTGATCCTCGCCGCGGGATCAATCTATCCGTTGGTCTATTTGCGCCAGAACTTCGAAAAGACCATCCTCATCTCGTTCGACATGAACCAGGCGGAGCTGGCCAACCTGTATTCGATGCTCGGCATTATTTTCGTCATCGGGTATCTGCCCAGTGGATGGTTGGCCGATCGGTTCCCGGTCAAGTTCCTCATCATCTTCTCGTTGCTGCTAACGGCTGGCACCGGCCTGTGGTACGCGCAAGTCCCTGACAAGTCCTCTTTGGTGTACATCTATCTCATCTGGGGTTTCGCGACGGTCTTCACGTTCTGGAGCGCGATTCTGAAGACAGTGAACTTGCTCGCAGATGCGAACGAAGAAGGCCGCTATTTTGGTGCACTGGACGGCGGCCGCGGCCTGGTGGAGGCGATCCTGGCAAGCGCCGCGGTCATCGTGTTCTCGCTGGCTGCCGGCCCGGATGGGGCCGACGGGGCGGCAACGCGTGCTGGCTTCCATGCGGTCGTCTACATGTACTGCATTGCGATTATCGTGATCGCCGTCGGCTTGTTCTTCCTCATGCCGGGTGGCCGCGATAAGGAGATAAAGGCGGACGCGCAGAGCAAGGTAAACGTCAAGTCGACGTTTACCGCGATTGCGGGGATTCTGAAGATTCGCGAGGTGTGGGTGATGATCGTCATCCTCTTCTGCGGGTACACGTTGTTCTGGGGGCACTACTACTTCTCGGGCTTCTTGAACGTTAACCATGGAGTATCACAAGTGGGCGCAGGCGTCGTAACAGTGATCGTTCTCTGGATGCGGCCGATCGGTGGATTTGGCGGTGGATTCCTCGCAGACAAGTTCGGCCGATCCAGAGTGCTAACGCTTGCCATGGCGCTCACTGCGGCACTAATGATTGCCCTCGCAGTGCTGCCGGGCGGGTCACCGATCGGCCTAATCTACGTGCTGATTGTGGCGGCCGGTCTGGTGATGTACGTGGTACGAGGCGTGTACTGGTCCATTCTCGATGAGTGCCGTGTGCCGGTTGCGGTGACAGGTATCGCGATCGGGATCATCTCCTTCTTCGGCTACTTGCCCGACATTGTCCTGCCGCAAATCAGCAGCGCGATCTACACGAACTTCGGCGAGAATGTAGGGGGAGCAAACAGCGTCTACTTTGTCGTGACGGCGGTGATCGGCCTGATCGGTGCCGGGGCCGCAATGTACTTCACACTGCTGTTGAAGCGCCGCGCCGCCGCCGAGGCACTCGAGGCAAAAGCCGCACCTAACTCGGTGGTGGAAGCCTAA
- a CDS encoding FAD-binding oxidoreductase, with protein sequence MSPTLTDQITREEIVAAYTEMLGSDRVITDEQVLKENSVDRYYKVENIFGVYSLPLPAAVLKPASTEDVAKILSFANEHLINVVPKTGGSATEGGLETVIENSIVVDGSTMDRIIDINTEDMLATVQCGVGLEQLENELREMGYTTGHSPQSKPLAQFGGLVATRSIGQFSTLYGGIEDMVVGVETVFPNGEICRIKNVPRRAAGPDIRHLVIGNEGALNYITEVTVKIFRYYPENNKFYGYLLNDIKTGLQILREVVTQGYRPSVARLYDKEDGLYHFKHFSDGRCVLIFVAEGPERIAQATGTAIEEIVASFEGAERVDGALIEDWFNHLNWDVSKLEEERIEIRETLVNGFTTEISGNWSVIGDIYENALTRIRAEIPAQFTMLGGHSSHSYLNGTNMYFVYYYKVDVDPTEERTTYHDPIQNIIVEETLKLGGSMCHHHGVGKHRTHFLAEEYGSSLYMLETLKSAFDPNGIMNRGTIFPLQK encoded by the coding sequence TTGTCTCCCACCCTTACTGACCAGATCACACGCGAAGAGATCGTCGCTGCCTACACTGAGATGCTCGGCTCTGACCGTGTCATTACTGATGAACAGGTACTGAAAGAGAATAGCGTCGACCGCTACTACAAGGTCGAGAACATTTTCGGCGTCTACTCGCTCCCCCTGCCGGCCGCGGTCCTTAAGCCGGCGAGCACTGAGGACGTGGCGAAGATCCTGTCGTTCGCGAATGAGCACCTGATTAACGTCGTTCCGAAGACCGGCGGTAGCGCAACCGAGGGCGGCCTGGAGACCGTCATTGAGAACTCGATCGTGGTCGACGGCTCCACGATGGACCGGATCATCGATATCAACACTGAAGACATGCTCGCGACAGTGCAATGCGGGGTCGGCCTGGAGCAGCTCGAAAACGAACTCCGGGAGATGGGATATACCACCGGGCACTCGCCGCAGTCCAAGCCGCTGGCCCAATTCGGTGGACTCGTCGCGACCCGATCAATCGGGCAGTTCTCGACCCTTTACGGGGGCATCGAAGATATGGTCGTGGGTGTCGAAACGGTGTTTCCCAACGGGGAGATTTGCCGTATCAAGAACGTCCCCCGCCGCGCCGCCGGACCGGACATCCGCCACCTCGTTATCGGGAATGAAGGGGCGCTGAATTACATCACCGAAGTGACCGTCAAGATTTTCCGGTACTACCCCGAGAACAACAAGTTCTACGGATACCTGCTCAACGACATCAAGACCGGCCTCCAGATCCTCCGAGAGGTTGTTACCCAGGGGTACCGCCCGTCGGTCGCGCGTCTGTATGACAAGGAAGATGGCCTGTACCACTTCAAGCACTTCTCCGACGGCCGGTGCGTGCTGATTTTTGTGGCAGAAGGCCCTGAACGCATCGCCCAGGCGACCGGCACAGCGATCGAAGAGATCGTCGCCTCGTTCGAGGGCGCTGAACGGGTCGATGGAGCCCTGATCGAGGACTGGTTCAACCATCTTAACTGGGACGTATCCAAGCTCGAGGAAGAGCGCATCGAGATCCGGGAAACGCTCGTCAACGGGTTCACGACCGAGATCTCAGGCAACTGGAGCGTCATCGGCGACATCTACGAAAACGCGCTCACGCGCATTCGCGCGGAGATCCCCGCGCAGTTCACGATGCTGGGCGGGCACTCCAGCCACAGCTACCTCAACGGCACGAATATGTACTTTGTGTACTACTACAAGGTCGACGTTGACCCCACCGAAGAGCGGACAACGTACCACGACCCGATCCAGAACATCATTGTCGAGGAGACGCTGAAGCTCGGCGGCTCGATGTGTCACCACCACGGCGTCGGCAAGCACCGCACCCACTTCCTCGCGGAGGAGTACGGTTCATCGCTGTACATGCTCGAGACGCTCAAGTCGGCGTTCGACCCCAACGGAATCATGAACCGCGGGACAATTTTCCCACTTCAGAAGTAG
- a CDS encoding PDDEXK nuclease domain-containing protein, with protein sequence MTQLEPDFPSGYADLLDELKMRVRSARTATLRIVNTQLVELYWTIGQYVRKTQEAQGWGSAVIRQLSEDLRREFPDMKGLSARNIQYMTTFAKAWDEGPIAQQAVAQLPWGHITVLLDKQLDPATRNWYASSAVEFGWSRNVLLNMIMNKTLERSGAAPSNFAQQLVAQDSELAQQIAKDPYSFEFLGLSGEVAERDLEQKLMDRITETLRELGPGFAFVGRQVHFDVGGEDFYIDLLFFHVEQLRYIVVELKTGKFKPEYAGKLNFYIALVDDRLRREAHAETVGILICGSKNDHIVRYSLGRTTSPMAVASYTYDALPPDVRQELPDAESITAALDWTEPA encoded by the coding sequence ATGACCCAGCTCGAACCGGACTTTCCTTCCGGCTATGCGGACCTGCTTGATGAACTGAAGATGCGCGTGCGTTCAGCCCGTACGGCCACCCTGCGCATAGTCAATACCCAGCTCGTGGAGCTTTACTGGACTATTGGTCAGTACGTCCGCAAAACACAGGAAGCTCAGGGCTGGGGGAGTGCGGTCATCAGGCAATTGTCTGAGGACCTTCGGAGAGAGTTCCCGGATATGAAGGGATTGTCCGCCCGAAACATCCAGTACATGACCACTTTCGCGAAGGCTTGGGACGAGGGGCCAATTGCGCAACAGGCTGTTGCGCAATTGCCCTGGGGCCATATCACCGTTCTTCTCGATAAACAGCTCGACCCTGCCACCAGGAATTGGTACGCATCGTCTGCTGTTGAGTTCGGATGGTCGCGCAACGTACTTCTGAACATGATCATGAACAAGACACTGGAACGCTCCGGCGCCGCCCCATCCAACTTTGCGCAACAGCTTGTTGCGCAGGATTCCGAACTCGCCCAGCAAATCGCCAAAGACCCATACAGCTTCGAATTTCTCGGCCTTTCCGGGGAAGTAGCAGAGCGGGATCTCGAACAGAAGCTGATGGACCGGATTACCGAGACCCTCCGCGAACTCGGGCCCGGATTCGCCTTCGTGGGCCGCCAGGTGCACTTCGACGTTGGCGGTGAGGACTTTTACATCGACCTGCTCTTTTTCCACGTTGAGCAACTCCGCTACATCGTCGTTGAACTTAAGACCGGGAAATTCAAGCCCGAGTACGCTGGCAAGCTCAACTTCTACATCGCTCTCGTAGATGACCGCCTACGGCGAGAAGCCCATGCTGAAACCGTAGGCATACTGATCTGCGGGAGCAAAAATGACCACATAGTCCGCTACAGCCTTGGCCGAACCACCTCGCCCATGGCCGTTGCCTCCTACACTTACGACGCACTTCCGCCCGACGTAAGGCAAGAGCTGCCCGATGCCGAATCAATCACCGCAGCCTTGGACTGGACTGAACCAGCCTGA
- a CDS encoding glycerol-3-phosphate responsive antiterminator has translation MTTTRAGKGGLDNKAHPIEKILLLHPVIASIKDEDGLRAVMRTHCPVVFVLFGSVLTITDIVKTLKDDGRIVFVDVDLVDGFSTKPVVIDFLTQHTEADGVLSSKSTMIKHAKSVGLLAIHRLFLVDSFSYNNVPKQVAISGADAIEILPGCMPRVISWVREDTDLPLIAGGLVCDKQDVISALGAGAVAIASSNRDVWQM, from the coding sequence GTGACCACTACGCGCGCGGGCAAAGGTGGGCTGGACAACAAAGCCCACCCCATAGAGAAAATTCTGCTGCTGCATCCGGTAATCGCGAGCATCAAAGACGAGGACGGGTTGCGGGCAGTGATGCGGACGCACTGCCCTGTGGTGTTCGTACTTTTCGGCTCAGTACTGACCATCACGGACATCGTAAAAACTTTGAAGGATGATGGGCGGATCGTGTTCGTAGATGTGGACTTGGTCGACGGGTTCTCGACCAAGCCTGTCGTCATCGATTTCTTGACGCAGCACACGGAGGCCGATGGCGTGCTCAGCTCGAAATCCACGATGATCAAGCACGCGAAATCGGTAGGGCTCCTCGCCATACATCGGCTCTTCCTCGTAGATTCATTTAGCTATAACAATGTGCCGAAGCAAGTCGCCATTTCTGGCGCAGACGCCATCGAGATACTGCCTGGCTGCATGCCCCGCGTCATTTCATGGGTGCGCGAGGACACCGACCTGCCGCTCATCGCCGGAGGTCTGGTATGTGACAAGCAGGATGTCATCAGCGCATTGGGCGCCGGTGCGGTCGCCATCGCATCATCCAATCGCGACGTATGGCAGATGTGA